A single window of Nicotiana sylvestris chromosome 5, ASM39365v2, whole genome shotgun sequence DNA harbors:
- the LOC138868928 gene encoding uncharacterized protein: MEWCTLYIVSTYAPYAGLDEEVKRCFWKGLDEIVRQVPPVEKLFIGGDFNGHIGSTAGGYDDVHGGFDFGERNGGGTSLLDFAKAFGLVIANSSFPKREEHLVTFQNAVAQTQIDYLLLRRRDRGLCKDFKVIPCEILVTQHRLLVMDVGIMVKKRKMSARGRPRIRWRALTKDKAQELEGRLAALGAWRSSGDASTMWSITADCIMEGTREVLGVSMGISDRHKGDWWWNEMVQGKVEAKKEAYRTLVGSIAKEERRACMDKYKVARKDAKLAVTEAKIADYSRMYEELGEKAGRRSYLGWPS, from the exons atggagtgg TGCACCCTATACATCGTTAGCACCTATGCGCCTTATGCGGGCCTAGATGAGGAGGTTAAACGATGCTTTTGGAAGGGGTTAGATGAGATTGTACGTCAGGTACCACCTGTTGAGAAGTTATttataggaggagatttcaacgGTCATATTGGGTCAACCGCAGGTGGGTATGACGACGTGCATGGAGGCTTCGATTTTGGGGAGAGGAATGGAGGAGGAACCTCGTTACTGGACTTTGCTAAGGCTTTTGGATTGGTAATTGCAAACTCTAGCTTTCCGAAGagggaggagcatttggttacttttcaGAATGCGGTGGCACAGactcaaattgactatctcctcctcaggaggcGTGACAGAGGGTTGTGCAAGGATTTCAAGGTGATTCCATGTGAGATACTCGTGACGCaacataggctcttggtgatggacgttGGTATTATGGTAAAGAAGAGGAAAATGTCTGCTCGAGGAAGACCGAGAATCAGGTGGAGAGCCTTAACTAAAGATAAAGCCCAAGAGTTGGAGGGGCGGTTGGCGGCTTTGGGAGCTTGGAGGAGCAGTGGTGACGCAAGCACTATGTGGTCAATAACAGCAGACTGTATAATGGAGGGtacgagagaggtgttaggggtctcgaTGGGCATCTCCGACAGGCACAAAggtgactggtggtggaatgaaatggtacaaggtaaagtggaagcaaagaaggagGCGTACCGGACGTTAGTGGGGAGCATAGCTAAGGAGGAGAGGCGAGCGTGCATGGATaagtataaggtagctaggaaggacgCGAAGCTggcggtcacggaggctaagatTGCGGATTATAGTCGTATGTACGAGGAACTAGGAgaaaaggcggggagaagaagttatttagGCTGGCCAAGCTGA
- the LOC138868929 gene encoding uncharacterized protein, translating into MVVDALSKKAVNMGSLAYILVGKRPLSSDVQALANQFMRLDVLEPSRVLACTVARSSLYEYIRERQYDDPHLLVLKNIVWHCGAKQIIVGDDGVLRMQGQICMPNVDGLCELILEKAHNFWCSIHLGIAKMYRGLRQHYWWRKIKGIVVYVARCLNCQQVKFEHQRSGSLLQKLEIPE; encoded by the coding sequence atggtggttgatgccttgagtaaAAAGGCGGTAAAtatgggtagccttgcgtacATTCTAGTTGGTAAGAGACCGCTTTCatcagatgttcaggctttggccaatcagttcatgaggttagatgttttagagcccagtcgtgttctagcttgtacagttgctcggtcttccttgtatgagTACATccgagagcgtcagtatgatgatcctcatttgcttgtccttaagaacATAGTGTGGCACTGTGGTGCCAAGCAGATTAttgttggagatgatggggttttgaggatgcagggtcagatttgtatgcctaatgtggatgggctttgtgagttgattcttgagaaggcCCACAATTTTTGGTGTTCCATTCATCTAGGTATCGCCAAGATGTATCGGGgcttgcgacaacattattggtggagaaagaTAAAGGGCATTGTTgtgtatgtagctcggtgtctaaattgtcaacaggttaagttCGAGCATCAGAGGTCTGGTAGCTTGCTTCAAaagttagagattcctgagtAG